One genomic segment of Spirochaeta cellobiosiphila DSM 17781 includes these proteins:
- a CDS encoding energy-coupling factor transporter transmembrane component T, producing MKKQGYILVLDPRTKLVLVLIISIFMISGGIEGAHIYPRIVLATIPFILLLFLKRMKSSILYGVLLLAASYSEKNLVYNTHGVLNIIITMISGIITRLLPSVIVGFYIMETTTVSQFLVAMERMHMPKMLTIPLSVMFRFFPTIREEYKHIYSAMRMRELHNKIFIINPIRYLEYCFVPLLSSIVSIGEDLSVSALTRGLGSPIKRTNICKIGFGLGDMFFLLVAVLSSVCYIL from the coding sequence ATGAAGAAACAAGGATATATATTAGTACTGGATCCTAGAACCAAGCTAGTTTTAGTCTTAATTATTAGTATATTTATGATTAGTGGTGGGATAGAAGGAGCCCATATATATCCTAGAATAGTTCTAGCTACTATCCCTTTTATTTTGCTTCTGTTTCTCAAAAGAATGAAATCTTCAATCCTTTATGGGGTTCTTCTGTTGGCGGCATCCTATTCTGAAAAGAATCTTGTGTACAATACTCATGGTGTTTTGAACATAATCATAACAATGATATCAGGTATTATTACAAGACTTCTTCCTTCCGTTATTGTAGGATTTTATATAATGGAAACAACAACTGTAAGTCAGTTTTTGGTGGCTATGGAAAGGATGCATATGCCTAAAATGCTTACTATCCCCTTATCTGTTATGTTTAGGTTTTTTCCTACCATTAGGGAAGAATACAAACATATATATAGTGCCATGAGAATGAGAGAACTACACAATAAGATTTTTATTATTAATCCTATTCGTTACCTGGAATACTGTTTTGTTCCGTTGCTTTCATCCATAGTTAGTATAGGAGAGGATTTATCTGTTTCTGCCTTAACAAGAGGACTAGGGAGCCCCATTAAACGAACAAATATTTGTAAGATTGGTTTTGGTCTAGGGGATATGTTCTTTCTCCTTGTAGCTGTATTGTCTTCTGTCTGTTATATCTTATAA
- a CDS encoding MptD family putative ECF transporter S component has protein sequence MGNKLTTKDLINVGLFTAIYIVVFFAVAMFGYIPMFMVALPFAIPFVGGIPFMLYLTKVKKFGMISITGVLITIFMFVTGHGWPILITGILLPVFADLILLSGKYNSWPKLVISYAVFSEWIFGAMLPMWIMRDSFIERTSKGYGDEYTDKLMSLMSGNMIIILFILAIIGSILGAYLGRKVLKKHFQRVGIA, from the coding sequence ATGGGAAATAAATTAACGACAAAAGATTTAATAAATGTAGGTTTGTTTACGGCTATTTATATAGTCGTCTTTTTTGCAGTAGCAATGTTTGGGTATATTCCTATGTTTATGGTGGCACTCCCCTTTGCTATTCCTTTTGTTGGAGGAATCCCTTTTATGCTCTATCTGACAAAGGTTAAGAAGTTTGGGATGATTAGCATAACTGGTGTATTAATAACTATCTTTATGTTTGTAACAGGTCATGGTTGGCCTATTCTTATTACGGGAATTTTGTTACCTGTTTTTGCTGATCTTATTTTATTATCTGGAAAATATAATAGTTGGCCCAAATTAGTTATTAGTTATGCTGTTTTTTCTGAATGGATATTTGGTGCTATGCTACCTATGTGGATAATGAGAGATAGTTTTATAGAACGAACCAGTAAGGGCTATGGTGATGAATACACGGATAAATTGATGTCTCTCATGAGTGGTAACATGATTATTATTCTATTTATTTTAGCCATAATTGGGTCTATTCTTGGAGCGTATTTAGGAAGAAAAGTTCTTAAAAAACACTTTCAAAGAGTCGGGATCGCTTAA
- a CDS encoding TetR/AcrR family transcriptional regulator has translation MQKKKEDVREMVLQTAKLEFLSMGFEKASLRNIAQKAGVTKGNINVMTL, from the coding sequence ATGCAAAAAAAGAAAGAAGACGTAAGAGAAATGGTATTACAAACAGCCAAACTTGAGTTTCTCAGTATGGGTTTTGAAAAAGCCTCTTTGCGAAATATTGCTCAAAAAGCAGGTGTTACTAAGGGTAATATAAATGTGATGACTTTATAA